A part of Pelomicrobium methylotrophicum genomic DNA contains:
- the cas10 gene encoding type III-B CRISPR-associated protein Cas10/Cmr2 encodes MSRQTPSLWQTKLAARLHDPGEKALILGRTREGHEGGTVRALREALFPQGVPEDVERLVRRADWWAAAADRPQWPRDLADRVDWTKEPVLIHPVSGKEIDLRQQGRLQEIDPEEIEEKSRIHFERLKKHCGEDLRKILLAFWRFGPELVEEEDQSKLGALWEQLPADTRVPDHSIWEHLDLASAFAGAFAAEALTPGPSPGGRGEEQGEVALLALSIGPVQPFIAAARSTSDLWAGSHLLSRLAWEAMRPLVEELGPDAVLFPRLRGIPQVDLWLRDQGLPDELFAGVPWKKSANADANPLFAAALPNRFVALVPAGQAERLAGKCRDAVRNYMQELGKKVVDRLLEAIGPAKDESLYCYQQTRRQLEGFPEVHWAAAPFSLVGVSADGKQVTDTVQLAEAMAPFFGVESGKPCGFLASPAWEVLQKEIVWDDGTHFFVPNPGVLYPAVYDLAERVLPAAKAVRPFEQRAEQGWRDSISGEAEWLTDNPEHLNVPAGKRRSRQDKRGFKEGEHVETLWTRVADKKPSWAKPGEHLSALSAIKRLWPTLFAEEVREKTGIDCSRFVVSTHTMALAHQLDRWLGQSGSTASGFAEEADRLKQERIALSTRIVRRHRDNPALEDARKLLAMMEEAQETENETKAARLRDIVRKSLATAWPEEKRGAFRLETYYGLLLMDGDRMGALLSEGGKVTFRESFHPAIRKQFDDKAKHNEKLKRYGNTARPPSPGRHMAISGALNDFALYVVPHVVQQEHLGRLIYGGGDDVLAMFPVADLLPAAARLRDAWSGTSRFAPAAGTDNERKRLKLENGFGWLDGKLLRMMGEHATASAGLVVAHHQAPLAAVLRELRAAERRAKALPGKDAWSLTVIKRSGGALYLTAKWGEPLVALIALREFLAAEEVSRRAVFNTQTWLHDLPEPERDGEMLQSLLAYQLSRQAREEAKSVAERLAQRLTALALAQPKARLAWLANFLSVAEFLSRETRTGSTKNKPSEEKERAA; translated from the coding sequence ATGAGCCGACAAACCCCATCACTCTGGCAAACCAAACTCGCCGCGCGCCTGCACGACCCGGGCGAGAAGGCGCTCATCCTCGGTCGCACGCGCGAAGGCCACGAAGGCGGGACGGTACGGGCGCTGCGCGAAGCGCTCTTCCCGCAAGGCGTGCCCGAGGACGTCGAGCGCCTCGTCAGGCGCGCCGACTGGTGGGCGGCCGCGGCCGATCGGCCGCAGTGGCCGCGCGATCTCGCCGATCGGGTCGATTGGACGAAGGAACCGGTCTTGATCCATCCCGTGAGCGGGAAGGAGATCGATCTTCGCCAGCAGGGCCGCTTGCAGGAAATCGATCCCGAGGAGATCGAGGAGAAAAGCCGGATCCATTTCGAGCGACTGAAGAAACATTGTGGCGAAGATCTGCGCAAGATCCTCCTCGCGTTCTGGCGTTTCGGGCCCGAGCTCGTCGAAGAAGAGGACCAAAGCAAACTCGGCGCGCTCTGGGAGCAATTGCCGGCCGACACGCGCGTGCCCGACCACTCGATCTGGGAGCACCTCGATCTCGCCTCTGCCTTCGCCGGCGCCTTTGCGGCCGAGGCCCTCACCCCCGGCCCCTCTCCCGGCGGGAGAGGGGAGGAACAGGGCGAGGTGGCGCTGCTCGCGCTTTCGATCGGGCCTGTGCAGCCTTTCATCGCCGCGGCGCGATCCACCTCCGATCTCTGGGCCGGGTCGCATTTGCTTTCGCGGCTTGCCTGGGAGGCGATGCGCCCCTTGGTCGAGGAACTCGGCCCGGACGCAGTGCTTTTCCCGCGCCTGCGCGGCATTCCGCAGGTGGATCTATGGTTGCGCGATCAGGGCTTGCCGGACGAACTGTTCGCCGGCGTTCCCTGGAAGAAAAGCGCCAACGCCGACGCCAATCCGCTCTTCGCCGCGGCGCTGCCCAACCGCTTCGTGGCGCTCGTGCCGGCAGGGCAGGCCGAGCGATTGGCCGGCAAGTGCCGCGACGCCGTCCGCAACTACATGCAGGAATTGGGCAAGAAAGTCGTCGATCGGCTGCTCGAGGCGATCGGGCCGGCGAAGGACGAATCGCTCTACTGTTACCAGCAAACCCGCCGACAGCTCGAGGGCTTTCCCGAAGTCCACTGGGCGGCGGCGCCGTTCTCCCTCGTCGGCGTTTCCGCCGACGGCAAGCAGGTCACCGACACCGTGCAGCTTGCCGAGGCGATGGCGCCGTTCTTCGGCGTGGAGTCGGGCAAACCCTGCGGGTTTCTCGCATCACCGGCCTGGGAGGTGCTGCAGAAAGAAATCGTCTGGGATGACGGCACCCACTTCTTCGTGCCGAATCCCGGCGTGCTCTACCCGGCGGTCTACGATCTCGCCGAGCGCGTGCTCCCGGCAGCCAAAGCGGTGCGTCCCTTCGAGCAAAGGGCCGAGCAGGGTTGGCGCGACTCGATCAGCGGCGAGGCCGAATGGCTCACGGACAATCCTGAGCACCTGAACGTTCCCGCCGGTAAGCGCCGTAGTCGCCAAGACAAGCGCGGCTTCAAAGAAGGGGAACACGTCGAAACGCTGTGGACCCGCGTGGCGGACAAGAAGCCCTCCTGGGCCAAACCGGGCGAGCACCTCTCGGCGCTCTCGGCCATCAAGCGGCTTTGGCCGACCCTCTTCGCAGAGGAGGTCCGTGAGAAAACCGGGATCGATTGCAGCCGCTTCGTGGTCTCCACCCACACCATGGCCTTGGCTCATCAACTCGATCGTTGGCTCGGCCAAAGTGGCTCGACCGCCAGCGGTTTCGCTGAAGAGGCCGATCGGCTCAAGCAAGAACGTATCGCGCTGTCGACCCGGATCGTGCGCCGGCATCGTGACAACCCCGCCTTGGAGGACGCCCGCAAGCTGCTTGCGATGATGGAAGAAGCGCAGGAGACCGAGAACGAGACCAAGGCCGCGCGGCTGCGCGATATCGTGCGCAAGAGCCTGGCCACGGCGTGGCCCGAGGAGAAACGCGGCGCTTTCCGTCTCGAGACCTATTACGGCCTGCTGCTGATGGACGGGGACCGCATGGGGGCGCTTTTGTCCGAGGGCGGAAAAGTCACGTTCCGTGAATCGTTCCACCCGGCCATACGCAAGCAGTTCGACGATAAAGCGAAGCACAACGAAAAGCTCAAGCGCTACGGCAATACGGCGCGTCCGCCATCGCCTGGGCGCCATATGGCGATCTCCGGTGCCCTCAACGATTTCGCCCTCTACGTGGTCCCGCACGTCGTGCAGCAGGAACATCTCGGGCGGCTGATCTACGGCGGAGGCGACGATGTGCTGGCGATGTTCCCAGTCGCGGATCTTCTGCCCGCGGCGGCGCGTCTTCGCGACGCCTGGTCCGGGACGAGCCGTTTCGCGCCTGCGGCCGGAACGGATAACGAACGTAAACGGCTCAAGCTCGAAAACGGCTTTGGCTGGCTCGACGGGAAACTGCTTCGCATGATGGGCGAGCACGCCACGGCCTCGGCAGGGCTCGTGGTCGCCCACCACCAGGCACCGCTCGCCGCCGTGCTGCGCGAGCTGCGCGCGGCCGAGCGACGCGCCAAGGCGCTGCCTGGCAAAGACGCCTGGAGTCTCACGGTGATCAAGCGCTCGGGTGGCGCGCTCTACCTCACTGCCAAATGGGGCGAACCGCTCGTGGCGCTGATTGCGCTTCGCGAGTTCCTCGCCGCGGAGGAAGTCTCCCGCCGCGCCGTCTTCAACACCCAGACATGGTTGCACGACTTACCCGAGCCCGAACGGGATGGCGAGATGCTGCAGTCGCTACTCGCCTACCAGCTCTCGCGGCAGGCGCGGGAAGAGGCAAAGAGCGTCGCCGAGCGACTCGCGCAGCGGCTGACCGCCCTCGCGCTCGCGCAGCCCAAAGCGCGCCTTGCGTGGCTCGCCAATTTCCTGAGCGTGGCCGAGTTTCTCTCGCGCGAAACCCGAACCGGCTCGACCAAGAACAAACCCAGCGAAGAGAAGGAGCGTGCCGCATGA